The Anaerolineae bacterium genome includes the window ACTGGACGGACCGCATCGTCCCGGCCTCGGCGCGCGTGTCCACCGTATTCAGCCTGGCTCAGCCCCTCACGCTGCAAGGCGATCGCCGCATAGCCGGGTTGGACCTTTATCTCTCCGCCATAAGCACGCCCGAGCTGCTGCTGGAGTTGCAGGGAGATCGTTCCGGCATGCCCGATGGCCACGCGTTGGCCTCGGCGGTGATTGATGGAAGCACGATCACAGCGGAAGCGAAATGGGTTTCCGTACGTTTTGCCGATCCGGTCTCAATGACAGCCCGGCAGACGGTGTGGGCAGTTCTGAAGGCGAGTGCAGGAGAAGCAAACTGGTTGGCGGATGCCGGCGGCGATGAGACGATTCCTAGGCTGCGCTTTAGCCGAGATGGCGCCTTCTGGTCTACGCACGAGCCGCCGCTGATCGGCCTGCACAAACTAAAGGTGGCGCTTCCCATCAGTGAGCGTCCAGCGCCGCTCTCCTTAGACTTATTGAATCGGGTCGGCATCCCCCTGCAGCCAAGCAAAGCCCCACAAACGGCGGTCGTGCTATTTGAGAACGGGGCCCATCTGCAGGGGAATCAGATTTCTCTGAGGCTCATCCCAGAGGCGGCAGGGGAAATCCGGCTGGCGTCAGTAGTGATCGAGTACGTGCCAACGACGGAGATGGGCGCATGAGAGCTCACAAGTAGGGTTAGCATCGTCTGTCGTCCCAAGGCGTTGGCTTCAGCCGCCAGGGGAGTCCCGCCACCAGGAGCAAAACTTCATCAGCGGCGGCCGCTATGCGCTGATTCACGCGCCCCAGCGCGTCCCGATATACCCGCCCTAGCGGGTATGGAGGCACCAATCCCATCCCCACCTCATTGCTGACCACGATCCACGAGAGCCTCGCCTCGAGAGGGGATGTCAGCTCATCAACAGCGGCCAGCAACTGATCGGCCTCAGCTAGGGCAGCCATCTCTCCCTGTACCGGATCTGGCAATTCGCCCATGGCTATCAGCACATTGCTCACTAACAACGTCAGGCAGTCCACTACCACCACGGCTAGAGGCGTCGTGGCCGTTGCCAGCCATTGACGCACGCTCGGCCCCACCGCTCGCGACGCCTCCAGCGTGTGCCAGGTAGACGGACGTTCCGCCCGATGTGCTGCGATGCGAGCCGCCATCTCCTCGTCAGAGGCCTGCGCGGTCGCCACGTATAGCACTCGGTCGCCCCCGCGCTCCCAGGCCAGCCGCTGCGCGTAGGCGCTCTTGCCGCTGCGCGCTCCGCCTAGAATCAACGTTAGGCGTGGGATCATGGTTTCACCCATCTGCGGCTCACCCGCTCCACCGCCGCGCGCCAGGCCGCCAGCGAACTGAAGAAGTCCGCCTCGCCGAAGACCTCCAGGGTCACCACACCCCTAAAGCCCTGGACCAGGAACGCCACCATCGGATCTAACCGTTCGGGCGGCATATGCGCCAACGACTGATGATCTCGCTCAGCCAGGCCATGAATGTGGACGACGCGCGTGCGCTCCATCCAAGCCCCCAGATGCTCCAGAGGATCTGCTCCCTGCATCCAAAGATGACCGACGTCTACACAACGGCTGATAGGCAACGCCTGAACAATCGGCGCAAAAGCAGTCGGATCCCATCTCTCCACGTTCTCCAGGCACAGGCGACGAGGATCATCCAGCCATGTACAAACGATCTCCAATGAGCGTTGCGCTCGTTCCTGCCAGCGCTTCACCTGGTCCGGGGTAGGCTGGTCCTGCAAGACATCACCGTTGAGATGGACGATGTAGCCCCAAGGAAGCAACCGGCTTGTACGATCAATGACCTTGTGTGCCTTCTCCAACGAGACATGGACTGCGCTGCCATCATCGGCCAGACGTAAATCCAGCGGCAAATGCACAGTATATGTCAACCCATGTATGGCCGCCAGCTCGTTAAGCCGATCAACAGTAGTCGCGTCGGGCAGGTTGCTGCCGTACTCATCCACCTCGAACAAGACCAGCTCTATGTCGTCTACCAGGCCGGCCAACCGTTCCACGTTGGGTAGGATATCAGCAGGGTAGACATAGGAAGTTGAACCGATCCGCACGCGCGGGGCCCTCCGTCATCCAGGCTCGAAGAGGAAGGGCATCTTTGCGCCGAATCCCCGGGGGAGGTTGCGAAGGAATCCCCTCCGCAAAGTGATGCTACGCCACCTGAGGTATGAGAGACACGTTTCATGTTAAGGTCAACGTGACCAGGATGATGACCTCCACGCCCTCAATGATAGCGCCGTAGATGTCGCCGGTCAGACCGCCAAGGCGGCCGGCCGCAAAGCGAGCTATCATCCATCCGGTGATCAGAGCGGCCATCAGGGCGATCACCCCATCAAGCTGAAACCAGACCACCGCCGCCAGGGCTGTGAGCGTCGCCCAGGCCACATGCCATCTATGCAGCCCCTGCCGGAAGCGGTCGCCCATGCCACCCGGACGGGCGCTGGGCCAGCCGGCCGCAGCTAGCACGACGAACCAACGGCTCAGAGTGGGCGCCAAGACAAGGGGGGCGCGGTCGTGGATCGCCTGAAGCCCCGCCAACTTCATCAGCAACAGCGACACGATGCCGATCACGCCAAAGCTGCCCATCCGCGGGTCGCGCAGGATCTCCAGCCGGCGCTCTCGATCTACAGCGGATAGCAGCGCATCGCAGGCATCCCCCCACCCGTCCAGATGTAGCCCACCGGTGATCGCCACCCAAGTCACCAGCAGGAGGGTCGCGCGCAGCGAGGTGAAACCGGCTATGTCATTCAGCAGGTTCAGAAGTGCCGCCTCCGCTGCCAACAGCCCGCCTATGCCCAGGCCCACCAGCGGATAGAAGGTCATCGCCCGGCCAAGCGGCACACTTTCATCCCAACGCGGGCGCACCGGTAGGATGGTGAGCAGACTGAGGGCCCGCAGCAGGTCGTTCACGATCTTCCTGTTCGGGTAAAAGCCGAGGGAAACGGCTAACCGGGTAGCCGCTCGCTCACCCCTGCCTCGGCGAAGGTGGCCATCTCGTTGAGGATGCGCGCCGCCGCCTCGACCACATGAAAGGCCAGCACGGCGCCGGTCCCTTCGCCCAGGCGCATGCGCAAGTCCAGCAGCGGCTCCAATCCCAGATGGGCCAGCGCGGCATCATGCCCAGGCTCCTGCGAGCGATGTCCGGCGATCAGATATGGGCGCAAGCCAGGGACGAGCGCGCAAGCGATGAGCGCGCCCGCCGTGGCGATGAAGCCGTCCACAACGATGGGCACGCGAGCTGCGCCGGCTGCGATCATCGCGCCGGCGATGGCGCCGATCTCAAATCCACCCACCTTGCTCAGCACATCTAGGCCATCGTCGGGATTAGGCCGATTCGCAGCAATGGCTCGTTCGATCACCTGGATTTTGTGCTCGAGAGCAGCCGGGCTGATTCCAGTCCCATAGCCGGTTACCTCGCGCGGCGGCCGGCCTGTGATCACTGCAGTGATCGCCGCCGACGGCGTGGTATTGCCGATCCCCATGTCGCCACAGGCTAGCAGGTCCAGGCCGCGCTCGATCTCCTCCTGGACGACGCGCGCGCCCAGTTCTAGGGCAGCGATGGCCTGTTCACGCGTCATCGCCGGGCCTGCCGTGAAGTCGGCTGTACCCCAGGCGATCTTCCCATGAACCAGCCCATCCATGGGCGGGATGTGGGCGGCCACGCCAGCATCTACTACGGTCACGCGGGCACCAGCCTGCCGGGCAAGCACATTGATGGCCGCGCCCCCCCGTAGGAAGTTCAACACCATCTGCGGCGTCACCGCCTGCGGAAACGCGCTGACCCCCTGCGCAACGACCCCATGGTCCCCGGCGAAGACCAGGACGGCCTTGCGGGTGGGGATCGGTGGTGGACATCGGCCTGCGATGCCAGCTAACTGCACGCTGAGCTCCTCCAGTCGGCCCAGGCTGCCCTGCGGCTTGGTCAGCCTATCCTGGCGAGCGCGCGCGGCCGCCATCGCGGCCTCATCGAGAGGCAACACCTGCCCAATCAAGTCGAAAATGGCCATTTGAAACCCTTCCCTCTTAAGCCGGAATGCTCAATCACCTCCGCAGGAGCCCTCGCCCGCCCTCGAGCACATCATAGAAAGCGTAGCACCTCGTTCGTGAGCTCGTGAGCTATTCGACCCCGCGTGGGATAGCGACTGGATCAATGCCCCGCAGCATCATGCCCTGCCCCCGTGATAAGTGGACCTGAGCTGTAGGCGGGTCTGTAGGATCACGCATCTGTACCAGAAGGGTGGTGCGCGCCTCGTTGCTGGTGTTCAAGCCTGAGCCGTGGATGGTCAGGTAGCTGAAGAACAGCACGTCGCCTGCCTCGGCAGGGCAAGGCACAGCCGCCTCCAGCGGATACTGGTCGAAGGGCAAATGCCATCCCCCCTCCGGGTTATGCTCCAGCGGCCCCAGCTTGTGGCTGCCCGGCACGATCCGCACACATCCCTTCTCGATGGGCGCGTCATCAAAATGAAAGATCGCGGCGATCATCGTGTGCTTGGCGTGCGGGAAAAACGGATAGTCCTGGTGCATTGGAAACGGCGAGCCTTTCTCCGGCGGCTTAATGAACATCTTAGTGTGATGCAGTTGCACATTGGGCGAGCCGATGATGTCCGCGGCGATGCTTGTCAGCCGCTCATCCACGATCAACCGGCTGAAGGCGGCAGAGTAGAACTGGACGTTGTGACAGTGCAAGACTACCGTCTTCTCAGCCTCCTTCACCGCCTTTCGAGCGCTTCCCCACGTGGCGTCCATATTGGCGTGAGCCGACAAGCGCTCGGCGAGGGCATGACACTCGCGGCGGTACATCTCCGCCTCCTCGCGCGTTAACAGCCCCTTCACCAGCAGATAGCCGTTCTCCCGATAAAAGGCCAATTGTTCCTGCGTCAGCATATCTCCCCCCGGTCTGAAATGAGATGATTGTTCGCAATTGTACCTTCTCTTCTACTTTGAGCAAAACCCGGCCAGTACCCTGGCAGCCGTCTCCTCCCCCTGCCGGATACAGTCAGGGATGCCAAGGCCCCAATAGGCGCTACCCGTAAGGTAGAGGCCTGAAGGACAAAGCGCCTCCAGCCGAGCGACGCGGTCGAGATGGCCGACATCGTACTGAGGGTTGGCGAGCGGCCAGCGATAGATGCGGACGAGGACGGGCCGAGCCGTAATGCCCATAATACCCCGCAGCTCATCCTGTACCGTGGCCAACAGCCGCTCGTCCGGCCATTCCACCATCTCCGGATGGCGAGAGCCACCGAAGAAGACGCGCACCAGCACGTGATCATCCGGAGCGCGATGGCTGAATTTGGTCGAAGTCCAGGTACAGGCGTTGATCCAACGTCGTTCGCTACGGGGGATCACAAACCCAAAGCCGTTCAAGGGATGGCCGATCTCACCCCGGCGATAGGCCAGGGAGATCGTGCCGGTGGAAACATAGCGGATCGCACGAAGCCCAGCCGCCAGCTCAGGAGCAAACGAGGCGACCAAATCCGCCGAGACGTAGGCCGGCGTCGCCAGCACCACCGCGTTGCCGATGAGCTCTTTGCCATCCGCCAGACGGACCTGATAAGGCGACAACGTGTCGGGATCGTAGCGGATCTCCCCGACGCGTTGCCCGGTGAGCAAGGAGGTCTTGTCTAGGGCGCTCACCAGCGCCTCCACCAGATCGCCGAGGCCGCCGCGGAGTGAGGCGAAGGCGCCGGTGAATGCCTCTCTCCCATTTGGGCTGGCGGCGCTCGCCTGCCGGCGCATTGCTAACATGCCGCGGATCAGGCTCCCATATTTCTCCTCCAGAGCGCGAAAGCGCGGGAAGGTGGCCAGGATGCTTTGTCGATCGGACTCCGCGTTGTGGATACCCGACATCAGCGGCTCGGCGATCTTGTCCAACGCCTCCTCTCCCAGTCGGCGGCGAATGAAATCGGCCAGTGTCTCGTCCTGTCCATCACGCCTCGGTGGGATGAACAGATCTAACCCCATGCGTAGCTTGCCCAACGGCGAGATCAGCGGCGAGAGCACAAAGGGCATGAACTTCGTGGGCACGATCAGCATCACGCCGTCAGGCAACGGCCGCAGCCGGCCCCGGTGCAACACGAAGACTCTACGCTGGCCCTCGTTTGTGCCGATGATTTGATCTCCCAGCCCCAGCTCGCGGGCCAGTTGCACACCCCATGGCTTCTGAGTCAGGAAGCTATCGGGGCCACCTTCGATCACGAAACCGCCGATGCGCTCGGTGAGGATCTTACCGCCCAGGCGGCGCTCCTGTTCGATGAGCGTACAGGAGACCGGATGACCGGCAGCTTTTGCCCGTTTCTGGAGATGATACGCGGTGCTTAGGCCGGCGATGCCCCCGCCGACGATGATCACGTGAGGAATGGGTTGAGACGAGCTCGCTGAGCCGTTCATCGAGGGCTGCCTCCCCTCACATCGGCCATGGGAGCTTGCACAGCCACGCGTACGAGATCGGCCAGGGCCGCGATCAGAGGCGGGCGGTCGTTAAGCATCTCGGCCCGCTCCACGCGCGCTCCATGGGCTTGGGCGAGCTGTCGCACCGCAATGTCTATGTCGTACAGCACCTCCACGTGATCCGCTAGGAAGCCAATAGGCGCGATCAACAGGTTTCGCTCACCGGCATCAGCCAATTCGACTACCACCTCTTCAATCGGTGGTCCCAGCCAAGGTATGTCAGCTTTGGGCGCGCTTTGATAGCAAAACGTCCAACGCTCGGGCGAGAGCGCCAACCGTTCGGCTAGCAGCCGTGCAGTCTCCCGCAATTGCTGATCATATGGATCGCCTCTCGCCAGGATCGAGGCGGGTAGGCTATGCGCGGTGAAGATCACCTTCACCTGGTCATGAGCTTCCGGCGGGAACCGCTGCAGGGCCTCAAGCACGCTAGTGGCCAGGCCGTCGAGGTAGTGAGGCTGCGTGTGCCAGTGTGGCACGAAGCGCAGGTCCACCGCGCGATGCGTCTCGGCAAGGGCCTCCTCCAACCGTTGGCGGTACAGGCCGACGCTCATCTCGCTGTAATGGGGGGTCATGCAGATGCCGACGATGCGCTGCAAGCCCGTCTCGTCCACCATCTGGCGCACCGCTTCGCGGATGTAAGGGTGCCAGTGGCGCATGCCTACGAACACAGGCAACCCAATGGCAGCCTGCAACCGATGGGCCACCCGCTCAGTGATTTCGCGCAGGGGCGAACGACCGCCGATCAGCCGGTAACGCTCGCGAACCTCATGGAGTAGCTCGGGGGGAGTGGGACGTCCGCCGCGCACATCTAACAGATACGGCTCCACATCGTCCAAAGATTCGGGGCCGCCGTAAGCCATCAGCAGCACACCGGTAGGCACCTCAGTTGGAATGAGCACGTGGCCTCCTCACGAAGATCTTTCCGTTGCGCACCTCAACAGCATAGGTGGGCACTGGCGCGCTAGCAGGCCCGCTCACCACCTTCCCAGTGGCTAGGTCGAATTGAGCGGAGTGCCAAGGACATGTCACGATGCAGGTGCCGGCTTGCGCGTCAAAGGAGACATCGCCCTCGCTCAGAGGGCCGCGAGCGTGCGTGCAGCGGTTGCTAACAGCATAGAGGGTGCCATCAACGTGGAAGAGTGCGATCTGCTGGCCGTCCAGATAAACCAGCTTGCGCTCGCCGGGCGGAATGCCCTCTAGCGCGCCCACCTCCACCCATATCTCCTGTGACGTGGGCTCCTCTGCCGTGCGGGGCTGGGCGATCTTCGGGCCGCCTAGCGCATCCAAGGCCTCGGCTAGGGTCATGGAGACACAGGTGAATAGGGGTGTGTCACGCAATGTGTAGAGGCTGGCCTCGGTCTCGCGCAGCTCCTGGACCAGGTCGAGGAAATCAGACGGCTCGTCTGTCTCAAAAGCGACGACGAACTCCTGATCATCGAGGCCGAATGAGTAGGTGGTGTTAAGCTTCACCGAGGGATAGCGGCGGCCGACCTCGATGTGCTCGTCCATCATCCCCTGACGTGTAGCCAGACTCAGGTGATACCAGGCGCGCGTCTTGACGAAGGGATAGACGAACAGGTATTTCGCTTCTGAAGGCTGGATTACCAGCCGATCCTGGTCCTGACCAGGCGCGCCACGGATCTCGTAGATGGAACGCTTCGTCTGGGAGAGGAAGGAATAGGCGATGTTGAGATATCCTCCCATCCGCGTGCAGGCGATGGCTGTTGCCAGCTCTTGGAATGGCTCGATGCGTTCGGCGACCTGCCACAGAAGCAGATCGGCATCGGCGCGCGTGCCCATTAGGCTATACGAACGAAGGAGCATACGCCGGTGAAACGACTCAATGGTAGCAACGAGCTCTCGCTTGTGCTCGATCTGCTCCTCTGGCGGCAGGCGACGCCAAGCTGGGTCGAGTTTGTAAAAGGCGAAGCGCACATACTGGCGCCGGGTGGGACGCTGAACGCCAGCCTCCGGCGACGTCTGTGCGAACGTTTGTGGTTGGGTGGCCATAACATCCTCCCAAAACCCAGAACTTCACGATTCCCGTTCGATAACGGTTTGTCGAGGGATATAAGTGCAGAACGGTTCCTCGCCCAGATATTCCATTGTCATCCCATAGGCGCGGGCGCGGCATCCCCCGCAGATCTTCTTGAACTCGCACAGGCCACACTTGCCGCCTAACAACTC containing:
- a CDS encoding TIM barrel protein produces the protein MRIGSTSYVYPADILPNVERLAGLVDDIELVLFEVDEYGSNLPDATTVDRLNELAAIHGLTYTVHLPLDLRLADDGSAVHVSLEKAHKVIDRTSRLLPWGYIVHLNGDVLQDQPTPDQVKRWQERAQRSLEIVCTWLDDPRRLCLENVERWDPTAFAPIVQALPISRCVDVGHLWMQGADPLEHLGAWMERTRVVHIHGLAERDHQSLAHMPPERLDPMVAFLVQGFRGVVTLEVFGEADFFSSLAAWRAAVERVSRRWVKP
- the hemG gene encoding protoporphyrinogen oxidase; translated protein: MNGSASSSQPIPHVIIVGGGIAGLSTAYHLQKRAKAAGHPVSCTLIEQERRLGGKILTERIGGFVIEGGPDSFLTQKPWGVQLARELGLGDQIIGTNEGQRRVFVLHRGRLRPLPDGVMLIVPTKFMPFVLSPLISPLGKLRMGLDLFIPPRRDGQDETLADFIRRRLGEEALDKIAEPLMSGIHNAESDRQSILATFPRFRALEEKYGSLIRGMLAMRRQASAASPNGREAFTGAFASLRGGLGDLVEALVSALDKTSLLTGQRVGEIRYDPDTLSPYQVRLADGKELIGNAVVLATPAYVSADLVASFAPELAAGLRAIRYVSTGTISLAYRRGEIGHPLNGFGFVIPRSERRWINACTWTSTKFSHRAPDDHVLVRVFFGGSRHPEMVEWPDERLLATVQDELRGIMGITARPVLVRIYRWPLANPQYDVGHLDRVARLEALCPSGLYLTGSAYWGLGIPDCIRQGEETAARVLAGFCSK
- the cobT gene encoding nicotinate-nucleotide--dimethylbenzimidazole phosphoribosyltransferase, coding for MAIFDLIGQVLPLDEAAMAAARARQDRLTKPQGSLGRLEELSVQLAGIAGRCPPPIPTRKAVLVFAGDHGVVAQGVSAFPQAVTPQMVLNFLRGGAAINVLARQAGARVTVVDAGVAAHIPPMDGLVHGKIAWGTADFTAGPAMTREQAIAALELGARVVQEEIERGLDLLACGDMGIGNTTPSAAITAVITGRPPREVTGYGTGISPAALEHKIQVIERAIAANRPNPDDGLDVLSKVGGFEIGAIAGAMIAAGAARVPIVVDGFIATAGALIACALVPGLRPYLIAGHRSQEPGHDAALAHLGLEPLLDLRMRLGEGTGAVLAFHVVEAAARILNEMATFAEAGVSERLPG
- the cobU gene encoding bifunctional adenosylcobinamide kinase/adenosylcobinamide-phosphate guanylyltransferase, with translation MGETMIPRLTLILGGARSGKSAYAQRLAWERGGDRVLYVATAQASDEEMAARIAAHRAERPSTWHTLEASRAVGPSVRQWLATATTPLAVVVVDCLTLLVSNVLIAMGELPDPVQGEMAALAEADQLLAAVDELTSPLEARLSWIVVSNEVGMGLVPPYPLGRVYRDALGRVNQRIAAAADEVLLLVAGLPWRLKPTPWDDRRC
- the cobS gene encoding adenosylcobinamide-GDP ribazoletransferase; the encoded protein is MNDLLRALSLLTILPVRPRWDESVPLGRAMTFYPLVGLGIGGLLAAEAALLNLLNDIAGFTSLRATLLLVTWVAITGGLHLDGWGDACDALLSAVDRERRLEILRDPRMGSFGVIGIVSLLLMKLAGLQAIHDRAPLVLAPTLSRWFVVLAAAGWPSARPGGMGDRFRQGLHRWHVAWATLTALAAVVWFQLDGVIALMAALITGWMIARFAAGRLGGLTGDIYGAIIEGVEVIILVTLTLT
- a CDS encoding phytanoyl-CoA dioxygenase family protein, encoding MLTQEQLAFYRENGYLLVKGLLTREEAEMYRRECHALAERLSAHANMDATWGSARKAVKEAEKTVVLHCHNVQFYSAAFSRLIVDERLTSIAADIIGSPNVQLHHTKMFIKPPEKGSPFPMHQDYPFFPHAKHTMIAAIFHFDDAPIEKGCVRIVPGSHKLGPLEHNPEGGWHLPFDQYPLEAAVPCPAEAGDVLFFSYLTIHGSGLNTSNEARTTLLVQMRDPTDPPTAQVHLSRGQGMMLRGIDPVAIPRGVE
- the hemH gene encoding ferrochelatase; this translates as MLIPTEVPTGVLLMAYGGPESLDDVEPYLLDVRGGRPTPPELLHEVRERYRLIGGRSPLREITERVAHRLQAAIGLPVFVGMRHWHPYIREAVRQMVDETGLQRIVGICMTPHYSEMSVGLYRQRLEEALAETHRAVDLRFVPHWHTQPHYLDGLATSVLEALQRFPPEAHDQVKVIFTAHSLPASILARGDPYDQQLRETARLLAERLALSPERWTFCYQSAPKADIPWLGPPIEEVVVELADAGERNLLIAPIGFLADHVEVLYDIDIAVRQLAQAHGARVERAEMLNDRPPLIAALADLVRVAVQAPMADVRGGSPR
- a CDS encoding chlorite dismutase family protein, which gives rise to MATQPQTFAQTSPEAGVQRPTRRQYVRFAFYKLDPAWRRLPPEEQIEHKRELVATIESFHRRMLLRSYSLMGTRADADLLLWQVAERIEPFQELATAIACTRMGGYLNIAYSFLSQTKRSIYEIRGAPGQDQDRLVIQPSEAKYLFVYPFVKTRAWYHLSLATRQGMMDEHIEVGRRYPSVKLNTTYSFGLDDQEFVVAFETDEPSDFLDLVQELRETEASLYTLRDTPLFTCVSMTLAEALDALGGPKIAQPRTAEEPTSQEIWVEVGALEGIPPGERKLVYLDGQQIALFHVDGTLYAVSNRCTHARGPLSEGDVSFDAQAGTCIVTCPWHSAQFDLATGKVVSGPASAPVPTYAVEVRNGKIFVRRPRAHSN